TGGTTATGATGGTTGAGAGCAATTTGGCTGGTGAGAAggcagaatggctagtgactcagaaaAAACACGAGCCAAAATGTGAGGTAAGCAAAAAAAgttagtgtcacacacacacacacacacacacacacacacacacacacagagacacatacacacacaccactagccaaaatgtctGGTAAGCAAacaagttagtgtcaagcactggtgtgcgtgggcgtgtgcgcgcgtgtgtaaaaGTTTCTCCATGTGATTCTAATAGGAGTTAAAAGTGAATTTCACAAATATAGCTACAAATATCATTTAACAAACATTTGTTTACAAAGACAAGGGACCTAGACAAAACatggttgtttttttgtcaacaatttatgtatgtgtctgtcaaCAATTCATTTTTTAGCATTTATATCAAAAGATCAAAAGGCACCATTAAATTGTTCTCTCCATTCAAATAGCTTTcaattgagtctctctctctctctctctctctctctctctctctctctctctctctctctctctctctctctctctctctctttctcgcagtAAACCGAACATTTATAAACACACATGTGAAGTCCTATATTTGAATCCTACATAtaaaagtgcacgcacacacacacacacacacacacacacacacacacacacacacacacacacacacacacacacacacacacacacacacacacacacacacacacacacaaaatacattcaGATACACATTTGAATTTGGGCGAATTACACtgacatcccccccacacacacttaatacattcagatacacatatatggagattttcccatctctctctctctctctttctctctctctctctctttctctctctctctctctctctctctctctctctctctctctctctcacacacacacacacataaacacacacacacacacacacacacacacacacacacacacacacacacacacacacacacacacacacacacgtgaaaaaaATTACTCACATAATCGGTCAATTTCGTAAAAGTGCATCAAAATTGGCAGAAATACTCTATCAAAAAACACGGTAAAACAGGTGGCTTTTAAAATAACCATTAATACCAATGGAGGCCATCTTCAAAAATGGTCGCCGTACTGAATTAATGTGTGGCCAGCATTTCACTTTCTATAAAACAGTGACTCTTAGAGAATATTTCAGTCAACTTTTATGATTTTTAtccaaataaatgtttttttacactaaccatttagtagcagtggcagccatcttgaaacatGTCtgccatattattattttttctggcAAGCGCTTTTATTAGAGACTATCTATGCCAAATGTTATGGTTTTGTTTTTTAGCAGAAGTGACCGATCCTCCTGAAATGAGCTTAATCTGCTCTACTATAGGACACAGCTGCTAGAACTGCTTGTGTAGTGATGTCAGTGTCCCCTAGGGGGCGCCATTACTCCATTGAATCATTTCATTACAGTTTTCCAAAGTTTTAATCAAAAGCTTCTTGTCCTTTTTTGGCATCTCGTTTGATTCCTTGAACTTCAAAGCTCGTCTCATATCACTATcaatttatatttaaaaaaaccaccaaataacaaaccaaaacaacagaCTGAATGTCCTACAAGTGTTGACTTCTTAACACTCATCCCTTTAAGTCGAGTCAAACTGAAAACCCTTGATGTGTTTCTCAACCAACTCAAACGTATACAGTAGTTCTGTAAAAGAAATGTGATTtgtatgaactgtgtgtgtctgctacacTTCTGTGACTtgtatgaactgtgtgtgtctgctacacGTCTGTGACTtgtatgaactgtgtgtgtctgctacacTTCTGTGACTtgtatgaactgtgtgtgtctggtacAGCTCTGTAAAGTCCTTCTTCGGGTCTTTCTCTTGCAACTGTTGcgtgtttgtagtcttttctcccattgaaacccattataagatgtggctgttgaactacaaaaatAGCCCCTGACTGTGTGTTTGCTACACTTCTGTGAATTCCTTCATTGTGTCTTTCTCCTGCAGCTGCTGTGTGTTCGTCGCGTTcttcttatttttcttcttcacGAGTTCGAAGTTGTAGTTCTGCAGAACCCTCTTCTGGGCTTCACTAGGTTGTTCCTCGGTCCCGTCCTCGCCGTCCTCTTCGGTGCCGCATGCGCAGTACAGCAGAACCCCACACACGGAACCCAACAGAACTCCCAACGCGCTCATGGCGATGATGGTGATCAGAATCGGGTCCAGAGTCCTCAGAACCGGAGTTGTGGAGCTGCGACCTGAAATATTATCTGAGTCcgaatcatcatcatcttcataatcGCCATCATCATTGCTGTTGTCAAAGGACATGCCTCCTTCTAAGTTCTTATCCGAAACGTTGTCATTGTTGTCGTCAAATGGCGTTTTGGACTCGTCACCATCGGTGTTGGAAATGGGATCGATATCGTCCTTGTCTTTGGGCATCAGGGGACTAGAAGAGTCGGGCGAGGACGTATCCGGAAACCGGACCACCGAGTCGGAGTCGTCTGAGTTTTCCGAGTCGTCTGGTGAGGGAGCGTTGTCCAGGTTAAAGCTatcaggagaaggagcaggatcAACGGAAGCCCGATCCTCAACTCCAGGCGTTCTAGATTCCTCTGATGTTCCACCACCAGTAGGGTGTTCCGGGCCAGAACTTGCTCCAGTTGGGCTTGCGTCTCCTGCACTTCCGTTGCCAGGAGACGAGTCTGTGGAGTTGGGGGTTCTAGAAGTCTCCGATGACGACGTGGCTGTCCAATCAGGTCTGGTCCTCTCTGGAGGAGGTTCTGAAGCGCTGACAGGGTCTGATGGTCCCTGGGAAGCACCAGGGTGCGAGGAGGGACTTGTGGGGGTGGAGCCCAGgtgagggaggagagtggaggctgTGGAGCAGAGAAAGATAATAGCAGTTAGCCTTTTGTAGTCTCTCCCATTGAAACACATTATAAGACTGCCAAAATGGCCTTGCCAGGTAGCCTGTGTGCACTGGGTACACTCTCGGAAAAAAAGGTACCGATCCGTACCTTAAAAGGTACAAACGCTTGTCTCTGTGGCAGTACCTTTTGAGGGTACAGGGTTGTACCTTTCAAAAAGGTACATATTTGTACCCTTATACTTTGTACCTTTAAGTGCCTCATCTGTACCTTCACGGTTAAGTTTGTACCTTAAGTGGATGGTACAAATGCTGTACCATTTTTTTCTGTACCCTGTGTACCCTCAAAGGTACTGCCACAGAGACAATTCAATTTGTACCTTTAAGGTACATAATTTGCCCATAGAAATTCACATAGACAAGCTTGAAAGAGAACAAACAAATTAAACTTAAATTAAATCtcgctttttattttctttttcaaataTAAAAACAATGAATCTTCCATATACATTGTACAACAACATTTCacttctttttcattttcattaaaaataataataataataataataataataaaaataataataataataataagagtaCATGCTGGTAAAGGTTTGGACACAAAATCAAGGCCACCTCCATCAAGAAACTGAACAAAAGGCCTATATACGGTGCTTAATTACAGTATATATTGCAGTACTTATTTACCCATATTAAGTCAGATACCCATACTGATGCCTTAAGTATGAAGCAGGGACAGGTGGATTAAACAAAAAGCCACTGTACCATTTGGACCGTGATCTGTATAATGTTAGGTGTAGGCTGCGTACATCCTGTATCTATAGATTGGCCAAGTCTTTGTACTGCAACAAAAAGACTAAATCAAACACTCGTTTTCAACAGCACAAAGCATTAATTTTGTCTTGTGGTTTGATTTCACACCACTAATTTGGGTAAAATTCAGCACATGGCTCATTTTCACTTTTGCTCTTCAGCCAAGAGATTAAAATGTCTGAGCATTAACTGTTATATCAATCCCACTCTAATACACTGGAATGCTTCACAGCCTACATGCATGGCttgattaaaaattgaatatgtGCTTAAAAACTCCTGTTATTTTAATGACATTCAACTTAGTCTTCTTGACACACAGTACTTGGAGGGCATTAAGACTACctatgcatgaacacatggaaTTTTTCTATTGTCCACTCCTATTTGCAAAAGCACTCCAGATCTGACAGATAGCAAGTGCATATCCTGAGGTCACCCAGCAGGTGTCTGATGGGATTCAGGCCTGAACTAGGTCTGTACCATTCCAAAACCCCACTCAAACCTATTCTGGTGAAGTCATTCTTTTATTGATGTATTTGTGTGCTTAGGGTAGTTGCCGTTCTGAAAGATTCAGTGCGTTAagttccacaaagtaatccaataGTCCAACAAGAAAGTGCTACCCAGGTCTGGTTGAACATGTACATTTTGGAAAGTGAGGTGTTGTAGGATGTGGCAAATACATAGTCCGCTTTAAACAGTTTGTCAAAAGCACTCACGGCATGGCAAGCAATGTCTAGTATGATGAAGTAGCAGTGAACCTGACTTTTCTTCGTCCCGGTAGGTGGGGCTGCCTGCTCTCAGCAATCGTGTCCAGGTGGTGCTGTACACTGGTTCCTGTCTGTAgattacacacaaacaaagacatgaCTTTTTAGAGCATGAAGAATGAGCAGTGATCAAACTACTAAGCGTCTTCAAGCTCAAGAAAAGAGCAAAGTTGCCTGGATAAAATAATCCTCAGACTTGAACAGCTATGTATAAACTACATTACTTTATTGAAATCACATGTTCAGCGTGAGAACTCTGCCCGCTCTGAACCCCACACATCAAATAAACAGGATAGTATAGCAATTCAAAATAGTATGCTATGTCATATCATTCCTGATGCAGTATACATGTTATGCACTATACGTATAAATAAATAGAAACACAGATACTATGGGCAATGGTACAGATCAAGGCACAGCCATTACTTCAGACTTGTCCATTTCATATTTGCCGATACACTTAGGCAAtcatttatgggcagtcatgggtgaacggttagggcgtcagactggcatcccagaggttgccggttcgactcccgacccgctaggttggtggggggagtaatcaaccagtgctctcccccatcctcctccatgactgaggtaccctgagcatggtaccgtcccaccgcactgctccccatggggcgccactgagggctgcccccttgcacgggtgaggcataaaatgcaatttcgttgtgtgcagtgtacacgtgtgtactgtggagtgctgtgtcacaaaaacAATtggtgttggagtttcccaatgggattTCACATAAGGTATAATACAAAGTATGTCACTAGATCCTTATGCCATCATTTTAGTAGTCATTGTTAATTCAGACAAACCTTCTGAGACATCACAAGGCGCTTCTATGCTGCAGCTGCTGACATTTTCGCTGGACGTTTGCGGCCCTGTGCTGACAGTGGAAACAAACAGGAGGAGGATCCTGGCCATGGCACTATCCCGACCTGAAACACACATGGATCACATAGCTAATACAACCAATAGGCACACAGATTCAACTAAAAACATATCAGTGCAGTTCAGATGAAAAACAGAGTATAAACCCTTACCTCTTCATCATCACTGCTTACATGGCCAGAAGCCTCAGAGATTTCGATGAGGGCCTGGAGCTGAGCCGTTCGGTGAAGTGTCCTCTCCAAATATCTCCATTAAGTCCAGCTCAACCTTGCATGGCAAAAAGAAAGCCCTTTTGAATTACCGTATGTGAATAAAATATGCTAAAAGTTTACAATTTACAAATACATCCATCAGCCACAGGATACTATAAAAGAAAACCGCAAAGACAGTTGGAACATGAAGGTGAACACATAACTTACCAGGCCCTTGACATCTTTAAAACGGGGGAATTCCACCAGCACAGTCTTCGTCAGACAGTTGTGACGTGGCAGCAGCTAGTCTTTGTGCAGTGGGGCCTCCATAatgttctctcttctccctgtctcctcttctcgTAGCATTTTCGCCAAACAGTTTTGATTCGCCAACTGAGGTCATTCTGGGCATCACAATTATGCTCCGATTAATGAAATAAATGAAGGGTGAAATTCAGCATCGACACATTACATAACACTCGACTGACACAGAGACTTGCAATTAttattacaaggtattggttacgaTCTGCAGCAAAATAGGGTAAGGTGCCTGGctgaaaggcacttcagccatggcttgAATGCGCAGGCAAACACATTCTTTCCTACTGGAAAGGGCAGGACTTGAACAAGTTCCCCTCTGATAATAAGGCTCCCTAACAACTAGGGGAAATAATAACCAAATTATCAACTTACAAAGCCATGTTTAGTGTAGTGTGGGGATTCCTCAGGTACGGACAGAAATTGATGATTCCTCTTGCACACATGTCTGGAACATAGCGTGGTGGCATtttcctgacaaaaaaaaaaacacacacacacaaactcaaagacTGATTATCTCATTTAAAAATGCAATGAACATCCAGTTGTTGCTATTGTTTAAGTCTCGCCAAGGATCCCAAATGCACACAGCTTGATTCAGTTAAAAAATTATTTACTGAAATTTTGTAAAGAACATGTTACTTATTAGTCCAACAAAGTGTGGATTACAAAATAATCGCATATCCAAAAGCATGAAGCAAGATATTTGACTTAACACTTATGAACCAACATCAACAGACCCATTCAAATTAGCCATTTCTTTCCTAGTTTAAAAATCAACATAACTTACTGCATGTTCAAAAGGTCTATGGAGAAGTATGGCTCTGAACAGCTTACCAATTCAGTTTAATTAAATACTGGCAAAACGGATAAGCTCACCCATCATCACTGTAGCTTTATCTTTATTTATTGAACACAAAAAATACTTTCAATTTAAGCATTCTTACCAACTCCAAGGTTTTCACTGTGACTTCGGAAATGCTGATGAATTTCTGTTCACAAACTTGACATTGACCAAGATAGTGTTTGTCTGGAGAGGGGAATACACGAAAATAAAAACAATGGGTTAATGCAAGCAGCCACATACCCGGTGTGTTTACATCAACGTCATTACGATAGTCCAAAGTCCATCCGTTGAGCTTAGCTATTGCATAACCCTCACGAAAACCCGCGTTTTACAGACAGAGACGTATTCTAGCATTTTAGTTTTTCGATACAGACGTTATGGACCATGATATAGATTGCCATTAGCCATGAGATACACAATAGCCTGTGCATCACAAGTCTGTTAGCTCAACACGGAGCTAGACCACCTCTGCAGAGAAAGACGGCAgagcttaacactagaactaccaggatttttctgcctacctagaagtaccagagaggggtcatttgacccagcggcttttacctaatacactaatcactcattttgttatggtaatgaggctgttaggggccgtgtgtggggtgagggggtcacaccttacagtgctaacagccaagacaaacagggacagacagcttcttcccaagggctgtcagcctccaaaatttccacaggtaaatagcaacctgcatgaagatatcagcagcaaagacagatagcacagtttggtggacagtgtgttacagtttttctccattgttttggctcatttcttgaaactgagatgtcattctcaaaacatggacaaatcccaaaactaatttgcagttcctcacaacagaatggcatttatcaatGCTTTCATcacatttcaaatgcttttgtacatgtctcaatcatttagtacatccttgcaaatggctatgtacaagtatcctagagttaacacaatcagcttacatttagtagaatcttcaaatgaatgtaccttgctgatctatcccaattggttgattctcagtgtaatggttgtcctgaagcacattttcttcatataagtcatcaatgaacgtgtgattgtcccatgtgatcatgaagaatcatatgactgcaaccagataatggttgaattacaggtTTTCTCGATTGGTGTGGCTCATtttttgaaactgagatgacattcctataaccattgggtcatttggccaaacattcttacacttctgcacaacagttcagataatagtcagtaccataaaaatggcatagatccttctcaattgctttggctcatttgcattcacttagtccttctgtcaaaataaactggatggttcagcataactacatggatcctcatcactcgctcatatcaccccaaaaaacagtttacccatgtgtctaaactaaatttcttccccacatatatcatcagtacccccaaaatacat
This genomic interval from Engraulis encrasicolus isolate BLACKSEA-1 chromosome 16, IST_EnEncr_1.0, whole genome shotgun sequence contains the following:
- the LOC134466182 gene encoding dentin sialophosphoprotein-like, with amino-acid sequence MRSNRASHVNRNGRVRMAQRHAVAAVVAVASTSMPQGGGHLWPETHSGAVAGMALTCSHRAKNTHGQPTQKGASANAMQQAMQLGCDGVTRTEGMARASAAGDSCGGGGRQSWRRWATAVAAEGDSRGGRGRQLWRQRATVRVASRQGICENTVTVCQRLQVGKTGPTTPPGQSTTCPPPRARSLGTSAIPPGSVVFEGLGWVALDDIKIVDGISPEDCQASTLLPHLGSTPTSPSSHPGASQGPSDPVSASEPPPERTRPDWTATSSSETSRTPNSTDSSPGNGSAGDASPTGASSGPEHPTGGGTSEESRTPGVEDRASVDPAPSPDSFNLDNAPSPDDSENSDDSDSVVRFPDTSSPDSSSPLMPKDKDDIDPISNTDGDESKTPFDDNNDNVSDKNLEGGMSFDNSNDDGDYEDDDDSDSDNISGRSSTTPVLRTLDPILITIIAMSALGVLLGSVCGVLLYCACGTEEDGEDGTEEQPSEAQKRVLQNYNFELVKKKNKKNATNTQQLQEKDTMKEFTEV